The sequence gcgcaCAAGGATACGTCAAATTCtaatttttctcgttctcttcataCTTCTAAGTATCTACAAGAAAGGCTGTACTCATAGATAATTAACTCTATTCCTAAAGGTACGCCCTGTACGTGTTGGAAAATGCCAATCTACAAGAGCTTTGGGACTGGCGGCAACGGTCGGACGTCTTGTACATCCACAGTGGATCTCTGTTTTTCCATTACAATCCAAGCCTTTGTCCCCTTCTCATTCAAGAGCTGGTAGCCATGACCTcagcaaaaaaccaaaaatatgctAATATCTCCAATACATCCAATGGAAACAGTATCCCATGTAAGTGACTTATCAACtgcaaaaaacatacaaacgcacatagacacacacacacacatacacacacacacacacacacacacacacacacacacacacacacacacacacacacacacacacacacacacacacacacacacacacacacacacacacacacacacacacatttacataaacatatacatatatgtatatttatacacatatattttaatctacataatatatatgtatatatacacatatgtatatatgcacaaatatgtatcacatataaatatatataatataaataaataaatgtatgtctgtataggcacacacacacacacacacgcacacacacacacacacacactcacacacacacacacacacacacacacacacacacacacacacacacacacacacacacacacatatatatatatatatatatatatatatatatatatatatatatatatatatatatttacatatatatgtatatatatttatatgcatatttatatatatatgtatatatatatatatatatatatatatatatatatatatatatatatatatatatatatatatatatatatataacaatcctccctgaccaggcctcgaacctaggttgcacactccttttagtgggtcgtgtggtatgacTGGTTTAGTACTGTCTCTCGGGTTTCATGCCCGGAGTAaactaggttcgaggcctggtcaagGAGGATTGTTAAATATCTTTATCAATGCGTcagtgcattattccatcttacatatacatataaatatatacatatatatatatatatatatatatatatatatatatatatatatatatatatatatatatatatatatatatatatatatatataatatatatatatatatatacataaataaatatatgtattatacatgtatgttgcatatatattatagatataaattgcatttgtattatattatatgtcacacacacacacacacacacacacacacacacacacacacacacacacacacacacacacacacacacacacatatatatatatatattatattatatactatcagtatatatattgtatataatatatattatactatatacatatgatatatatattagtatatataatacgtatatatatgatatatagtatatatatatattacataatatataatatatatatatatatatatatatatatatatataattaatatgaatattatattataaacatgttaatatgtatatatatatatatatatataaatatatatatatatatatatatataatatataatatatatataatatataatatatgtatatattatatataattatatatacaaattgttggaatttatgtgtatttttctagatatattatatatgcatatatatatatatattatatatatatatatatatatatatatatatatatataatatataatatatatataatatatatatatattatataaatatatatatatatatataatataaatccaaaaaatgtacacaataatatatgaataacaaaacatacaaaaaacaacataaaaaaaaaaattaatattatattatataataatatatactaaattttgaatatacatatataatacattcaaaaatatatatatgtgatatattatatatatatatatatatatatatatatatatatatatatatatatatatatatttattgtatataatatatatgacacatattgatatttatataaagtatatatatatacacacacacaccacatacacacacacatacatatataatatatgtattatatatatatatatatatatatatatatatatatatatatatataagtgtgtgtgtgtgtgtgtgtgtgtgtgtgtgtgtgtgtgtgtgtgtgtgtgtgtgtgtgtttatatatgtgtatatatatatatatatatatatatatatatatatatataatatatatagtatatatatatatattcatgcatatatatatatatatatatatatatatatatataatacatacatatatatatgatatatacttataatatatatatatatatattatttttttttttttttttttttttttttttttttttatatatatccacacacatacacacacacacacacacacacacacacacacacaccacacaccacacacacacacacacacacaccacacacacacacacacacacacacacactaaatatatactaaattgtctggaatatgcatgtatgtgtaatacattcaatagaaataatatatatatgtatatatatatatataatatatataatatatatgattttatattattcataaacacacacacacgcacacacacacacacacgcacacacacacacacacacacacacacacacacacacacacacacacacacacacacacacacacacacacatatatatatatatatatatatatatatatatatatatatatatatatatatatatatatatatatatattatagtatatatatatatatatataatatatatatagatatatatatatacatacacatacacacacatgtgtgtgtgtgtgtgtgtgtctgtttgtggctgtgtgtgtggtgtgtgtgtgtggtgtgtgtgtgtctgtgtgtgtgtgtgtgtgtgtgtgtgtgtgtgtgtgtgtgtgtgtgtgtgtgttaagatgcatatatatatatatatatatatatataattatatatacatatataaatataatatattatacacatacatatggatacatatatatgtgtatataatatatatatatatatatatatatatatatatatatatattatatatgtatatatatacacacacacacaaatacacacacacacacacacaccacacacacacacacacacacacacacacacacacacacacataatatataatatatatatatatatatatatatataatatatatatatatatatatatatacaatatatatatatatatatgtatatacacatgcgcgtgtatgtgtgtgtgtttgtgtgtgtatattaaaatatatataattacgtacacacacacacacacacacacacacacacacacacacacacaaacacacacacacacacaaacacacacacacacatatatatatatatatataatatatatatatatatatatatatatatatatgtataatatatatatatatatatatatatatatatatatatatatatacatgtatgtatatttatatgtatgttaatacataagaaatgtataagtatgtacatatatatatgtgtgtatttgtatgtatttatgaatatatacatgttgtatatatgtatgt comes from Penaeus monodon isolate SGIC_2016 chromosome 5, NSTDA_Pmon_1, whole genome shotgun sequence and encodes:
- the LOC119573509 gene encoding insulin-like growth factor 1 receptor, which codes for MTESHDDHEKMNITQQLEENLGEIEEVSGYIRVYGSDTLFSLNFLKNLRHIRGKEKMHGLYALYVLENANLQELWDWRQRSDVLYIHSGSLFFHYNPSLCPLLIQELVAMTSAKNQKYANISNTSNGNSIPCK